The sequence TTTGTGGAAAACTTTGTGAATAAAGACAAAATGCGCGAATTTTTGCAAGCTATCCCTGTGTATGTAATTCTCAACCAATACACTGCTTTGCAGGGAGCAGCTTGGTATGCGAGGAGGAGTATATCTTAACACTTTGTTGAAGATGAAAGAAGGATTGTGTAATTACATATACGTGAGCGCACAATCCCTATTGTGGCAGATAATTTTGGTGCCGCTAATTTTAAATATAACGTCAAGTCACTATTACCACTTCAGGAAACGCAGGCACTATGTCAGCAGAAAATTATCCAACAACGGCTGAGAATAACCATATTACTACTTTTGAAATTCGCACTTTGGCTCAAACAGTAGCTGCTAAATTTAGTAGTTTACCCCAAGTGATAGCCGTTGTCTTAGCAGGTTCTCAAACTGTCTCAGTTGCTGATAATTTATCTGATTTAGATTTTTATATTTATATTTCAGAGGAAATTTCAGTAGAAATTAGAACCGCAATCGCTAAACAATTTGCCTCTCGGTTTGAAATTAATAACCAGTTTTGGGAAACTGGTGACGAGTGGATAGATAGACAATCAGGACTTAGTGTAGATATTATGTATCGAAACCCGAACTGGATTGAAGAGCAGCTAAATTCAATTTTAGTCAAACATCAACCCAGCATAGGATATACAACTTGTTTTTGGTTTAATGTTTTGCATTCTCAAATCTTGTTTGACAGGACAGGGTGGTTTGAGCATCTATTGTCCATTGCTCAACAACCTTACCCCAATCTATTAAGAAAAGCAATCATTGCCAAAAACTACCCTATTATCAGAAAAAATATTTCATCTTACTGTCATCAGATAGAATTAGCAGTCGCACGTCAAGACTGGATCAGTATTAACCATAGAATCACTGCTTTATTGGCAAGTTATTTCGATATTATTTTTGCGGTAAATTATGTTCCTCATCCAGGAGAAAAACGCTTGCTAGAGTATGTGAAACAGCTTTGTCAAAAGTATCCCCAAAATTTGGAACAAGACCTGCAAAACTTACAGATAGCTACGGCTTCTAATTCTTCTATAGACCTAAACCACCAACTGAATATTTTGATTGATGGTCTAGATGAGTTGTTATTAGCAGAAGGATTCATTACAGAAGATGGCAAGTTAGTATAAGCTTCCACTTATTAAGTATAAGCTAAACTATAGTTAGTAACTTGGGCTACTTTATAGCATAGAGATATCTACGACTTCGGCAAACTGCATCTATCATCAGTAAAGTAAATTTAATACACAGTTCAGGGTTTTGTCAGAGGCGAGGTTTATACAATTGGAGTCTGCTGTCACTTCCTAAATTGGCTGTTTTTTCTCTGATTGATGATTTTAGAAATTCTTTCAACTTAACAATCGTCCTCAATTTTTTGTTGTGTGTTATTTATTAATGTAATCTAAATTACATAAAATTTTGTAAGCTTAAATATTTACCGTTGAATGTTACTATACCTAAGATGACACTTACTAAATCGCATCACTAACCGTACACTAAAAATTACGCTCTTTGTTTTCTTATTCGTCAATCACTCTTGATCATGAGCCAAATCTAAATGACAACTAATAAACAAGAAGTACCAGAGAGCGAAATCAAACAGCTAAAACTACAAGCAGAAGTTATTCCATTTATCTTGTTACTTATAGCTTTATTCGCTCTATCCATAACAGGAATTTTAGTCAAATTTTCTCTGAGCGAAATGAGTATAAATGTGACACTATTCAATCGCTCCTGGATAGCCGCCGTAGTATTTGCATTGTGGAGTGGGTTCTATCAAGTACGCACTCAATTATCAAATGAACCAGCAATACCACAGCAACGTAAAGAAGTCCGTGACTATGCACTCTTACTAGGTGCATCTTTGGCTTATATGTTAGGTCGCCTCCTATGGACTTGGTCGCTGACTCAAACAAGCGTAGCTAATGCTAACGTGCTAGGTGGTTTAAGCCCGGTATTTACTACATTGGGAGCTTGGCTATTATTCAAACAGCTTTTTGACCGGAAATTTCTCATAGGAATGCTTCTGGCGATATTAGGAGCGTCAGTTTTAGGATTTGATGATTTCCTCGTATCTCATAACGGTCTTATTGGTGACTTTGCTGCTCTTGGGTGTGCAGTATTATATGCAACCACTTATTTAATTTTAGAATATTTACAAAGTAGGTTTTCAGTAGAAACTGTACTGATGTGGCGTTGCTTGGTTGGGGCTTTGTTGACGTTTCCACTTGTACAGATATATGAAGATCAATTCTTCCCGACTTCTTTGTCAGGTTGGATCATAGTTTTTTCCCTAGCGATTGTCTGTGAAGCTCTAGGTCATGGGTTGACAGTATATAGTCTCAAAAACTTTTCTTCGACATTCGTGTTGGTAGTGTTTTTACTTGATCCAGTGATAGCAGCAATTCTTGCCTGGATACTCTTTTCAGAGAGTTTAAGCTTGTTGAACTTCGTGGGTTTTGCTGTGATTATAGGAGGTATTTATCTAGCCAAAACTGGTAAAGGCGCAGACAAAAATCGCAGCCCAGAGGTTGCACAAATCACAGAGCAAGATGTTAGTCCAGCTAATTAAAAGTATTAGTTAAATAAACAAAATGGATAGACGAACATTTCTGAAGAACTCACTCTTCATGGGTGTTGTGATCTGGCCGGATGAAAAACTCTCGCAGCAGTTAGAAATTAGTGAAGCTCAAATCAAAGACTTGTTCACTGTCAAATCTACTGATGCTGCCACATCTATCTTTCCCCAGAGTGTGGCCTCTGGGGAACCGCAGTCGCAGGGTATTACTTTATGGACTCGTATAGTTGCATCAGAACTTGGTTTGATCCAGGCAAGTTTTGAGATTGCCACAGATAGTGAGTTTGGGGCGATAGTGCTTCGGGGTGTTTCTCAAACAAATGCATCCAAGGATTACACCCTCAAAGCTGTCGTCGATTCCCCCCATCTCAAACCCTCGACTGTCTACTACTACCGATTTATTTACCAAGGAACAGCGAGCAGAACAGCTCGGTTTAAGACGTTACCTGCTTCTACAGATGAAGTAAACCGGATTCGCTTCGCTTACATTAGCTGCCAGGATTACACTAACGGTTACTACAATGTCCATCGCTTTTTGGCAGAAGAGGATATTGATTTTGTGGTATTTTTGGGCGATTACATCTACGAAAGTGTAGGAGACCCCAGTTTCCAAAGAGGCATCCGTAAACTCCGCTTACCTAGTGGTCAACCATTCGCTACTACCCTGGAAGACTATAGATATCTGTATCAGACTTATAACAGCGATCCCAATTTACAACAACTGCGGGAACGATTTGCTTTGATCAACACTTGGGATGACCATGAGTTTGCTGGGGATTGCTTCCAGACAAATGCGCCAGATCAAGTTCCCTTCAATAAATCACAGCTGCGTCAATGGGCAACTCAAGCATGGATTGAGCACATCCCCACTAGCATTTCTTCCCCAGGTGACAAGGAGTCATGGAATGCGGTACAAATCTATCGCGCCTTCAAATTTGGCAACTTATTAGAACTGGTAATGACCGATGAACGCCTGTATCGAGATGGGCCTCCTGCTGACAACCTGGAGGAGCAGCAGCGATATCTTCAACAAAAACGATACATGATTCCAGACTGTCCGCAACGGAATGATCCTCAGCGCACCATGCTGGGACATACACAACGACAGTGGTTTTTAGATCAAGTTGTCAATTCTTCTTCCACCTGGAAAATTTGGGGGAATGAAGTGATGACTATGCAACTCAAATACTTATCGCAATTTACCAGCAAGTTTTTAGGGCAATCAACCCCAGATTTATTTGCGTCTTTTGATCAGTGGGATGGTTATCCGGCTGAGAGAAGTTTCATTTTTCAGACACTCAAAGAAGCTGGAGTGAAAAACTTTGTAACGATTACTGGTGATTTTCACACTTTTGTGGGTGGGTATCAGAAAGTAAATTTTGATGACTCTCTGGAAGAGCCGATAGGGGTGGAGTTTTTGGTTGGTTCAGTCGCTTCTTCTAACTTTGCAGAAAGTATTAGTTCCAGTTCCCAACAGCTAATTCCATCAGTTGAAGTGATGACTGAAACCCTCACGGCGAGTAATCCCCATATTCAGCACTTCGACTCTACAACTCACGGTTATAACTTGGTCGAAGTCACGCCAGAAGCTCTGACTTGCACATTGAAAGCAGTGAGCGAAATCACCACACCAGGGGGAACATTGTCAACTTTCAAAGTTTTTCGCGTACCCCGCGATCAAGTGTTAATTGAAGATCTAACGCCTGTTTAAAACTACATCTTGGAGTATTTTTCATGAAAGCTGTTGTTTTTTCCCAACCGGAAACCGTTGTGGTCGAACAAGTTGCCGATCCCAGATGCGAACCTGGTGAGGTGATTGTACAAGTAAAGCGGGCGGGAATTTGTGGAACTGACCTCCACATTTTGCGTAATGAATATTTATCAAATTTTCCCTTGATTCCCGGACACGAATTTGTGGGTGTCGTTGTAGAAGTTGGTCGAGAAGTTCTTGATGTAAAACCAGGCGATCGCGTGGTTGTTGATCCAGATTTGTACTGTGGTCATTGTTTTTACTGTCGCAATCAACAAGCTAATCATTGTCTAAATTGGCAAGGTATCGGAGTAACAAGAGATGGCGGTTTTGCTGAATATGTCACTGTACCAGTACGTGCTTGTTACAAGCTGCCAGAGACAATTTCTGATGCACAAGCGACATTTATTGAACCCCTGGCTTGCGTGATTCATGGACTCAATCGGTTGCGTACACATCCAGCAGACGAAGTATTAATCTTCGGTGCTGGGCCGATTGGGCTACTGTTGCTACAGGCATTACAAAATAGTGGTGCAGCCAAGATTGTCGTCGTTGAAAAACACGCCAACCGCAGAGCATTAGCCAGCCAACTTGGCGCCGTAGCGATCGCTGCAGACGAAAATCAAACAGCCGCATTGCGTGAACTGGTACCTTACGGTTTCTCAATAGTTGTCGATGCTACAGGTGTACCCGCAGTCATCGAGCAGGCTCTTAACTATCTACGTCCTCGCGGGCAG is a genomic window of Fortiea contorta PCC 7126 containing:
- a CDS encoding DUF4037 domain-containing protein; protein product: MSAENYPTTAENNHITTFEIRTLAQTVAAKFSSLPQVIAVVLAGSQTVSVADNLSDLDFYIYISEEISVEIRTAIAKQFASRFEINNQFWETGDEWIDRQSGLSVDIMYRNPNWIEEQLNSILVKHQPSIGYTTCFWFNVLHSQILFDRTGWFEHLLSIAQQPYPNLLRKAIIAKNYPIIRKNISSYCHQIELAVARQDWISINHRITALLASYFDIIFAVNYVPHPGEKRLLEYVKQLCQKYPQNLEQDLQNLQIATASNSSIDLNHQLNILIDGLDELLLAEGFITEDGKLV
- a CDS encoding DMT family transporter, with translation MTTNKQEVPESEIKQLKLQAEVIPFILLLIALFALSITGILVKFSLSEMSINVTLFNRSWIAAVVFALWSGFYQVRTQLSNEPAIPQQRKEVRDYALLLGASLAYMLGRLLWTWSLTQTSVANANVLGGLSPVFTTLGAWLLFKQLFDRKFLIGMLLAILGASVLGFDDFLVSHNGLIGDFAALGCAVLYATTYLILEYLQSRFSVETVLMWRCLVGALLTFPLVQIYEDQFFPTSLSGWIIVFSLAIVCEALGHGLTVYSLKNFSSTFVLVVFLLDPVIAAILAWILFSESLSLLNFVGFAVIIGGIYLAKTGKGADKNRSPEVAQITEQDVSPAN
- a CDS encoding alkaline phosphatase D family protein; protein product: MGVVIWPDEKLSQQLEISEAQIKDLFTVKSTDAATSIFPQSVASGEPQSQGITLWTRIVASELGLIQASFEIATDSEFGAIVLRGVSQTNASKDYTLKAVVDSPHLKPSTVYYYRFIYQGTASRTARFKTLPASTDEVNRIRFAYISCQDYTNGYYNVHRFLAEEDIDFVVFLGDYIYESVGDPSFQRGIRKLRLPSGQPFATTLEDYRYLYQTYNSDPNLQQLRERFALINTWDDHEFAGDCFQTNAPDQVPFNKSQLRQWATQAWIEHIPTSISSPGDKESWNAVQIYRAFKFGNLLELVMTDERLYRDGPPADNLEEQQRYLQQKRYMIPDCPQRNDPQRTMLGHTQRQWFLDQVVNSSSTWKIWGNEVMTMQLKYLSQFTSKFLGQSTPDLFASFDQWDGYPAERSFIFQTLKEAGVKNFVTITGDFHTFVGGYQKVNFDDSLEEPIGVEFLVGSVASSNFAESISSSSQQLIPSVEVMTETLTASNPHIQHFDSTTHGYNLVEVTPEALTCTLKAVSEITTPGGTLSTFKVFRVPRDQVLIEDLTPV
- a CDS encoding zinc-dependent alcohol dehydrogenase family protein, with the translated sequence MKAVVFSQPETVVVEQVADPRCEPGEVIVQVKRAGICGTDLHILRNEYLSNFPLIPGHEFVGVVVEVGREVLDVKPGDRVVVDPDLYCGHCFYCRNQQANHCLNWQGIGVTRDGGFAEYVTVPVRACYKLPETISDAQATFIEPLACVIHGLNRLRTHPADEVLIFGAGPIGLLLLQALQNSGAAKIVVVEKHANRRALASQLGAVAIAADENQTAALRELVPYGFSIVVDATGVPAVIEQALNYLRPRGQYLQFGVAATNATITWRPHDIFRNDWTILGSYSQCLTFSAAIKWLENNKIDVESLVSHTFPLTEFPDALQRFARGETLKVHLQIS